In the genome of Triticum urartu cultivar G1812 chromosome 5, Tu2.1, whole genome shotgun sequence, one region contains:
- the LOC125556006 gene encoding uncharacterized protein LOC125556006, whose translation MARKSEGKKTRTKRDPPSSTTVPPLPPVEPQATAPDVSIEVLAEFDIFSILRRLCLADLLRAALACHRWRRLAASCLPRAPPLIGHFFHPTEVNPPFPLEETKDPDTPAVFAPLDASSPRLSLDFAPEAFRFYLYDSHQGLLLCEPSDPLPKKVIPRFLVLDPATRRRTLLPPPRRDTVPDDRRWRSSRYYIGSALLSRAHQSKLCFEFVCFAIDGDHPRAWVASVDNGDCSWRALPRDEDVVVDFDPWLFEGRCVHAAGKIYWPICNSERVLVLDPVTLRFSYLPAPRALRIDALAVCKYRVGETPDGRLCLVTDGQQQLHLWVRGEGMSSDNGWLLERRIVDLSALCDMIPGMPSNRMLRTHCIWPTDMDAGRTGKVFIKTWGFGRYTYDLHTGKMERLPTRSGKDYAHPVFAYSLAWPPTFLAPED comes from the coding sequence ATGGCACGGAAGAGCGAAGGGAAGAAGACCAGAACCAAAAGAGACCCACCTTCCTCCACCACGGTTCCTCCCCTGCCGCCGGTGGAGCCACAGGCTACGGCGCCGGACGTCTCGATCGAAGTGCTCGCCGAGTTCGACATCTTCAGCATTCTCCGCCGTCTCTGCCTCGCCGACCTCCTCCGTGCCGCCCTCGCCTGCCACCGCTGGCGCCGCCTGGCCGCCAGCTGCCTCCCTCGCGCCCCTCCTCTCATCGGCCACTTCTTCCACCCAACCGAAGTCAATCCCCCGTTCCCGCTGGAGGAAACCAAGGATCCCGACACCCCCGCCGTGTTCGCTCCCCTCGACGCCTCCTCCCCGCGCCTCTCCCTCGACTTCGCTCCGGAAGCCTTCCGCTTCTACCTCTACGACTCGCACCAAGGCCTCCTGCTTTGCGAGCCGTCCGACCCCCTTCCCAAGAAGGTCATCCCCCGCTTCCTCGTCCTCGACCCGGCCACCCGCCGCCGCACGCTCCTCCCGCCCCCGCGCCGCGACACGGTGCCCGATGACCGCCGCTGGCGCAGCTCGAGGTACTACATCGGCTCCGCGCTGCTCTCCCGCGCTCACCAGAGCAAGCTCTGCTTCGAGTTTGTCTGCTTCGCCATCGACGGCGACCACCCTCGCGCCTGGGTCGCGTCCGTCGACAACGGCGACTGCAGCTGGCGCGCGCTCCCGCGGGACGAGGATGTCGTGGTCGATTTCGACCCCTGGCTGTTCGAAGGACGCTGCGTGCACGCCGCCGGGAAGATATACTGGCCCATCTGCAACTCCGAGCGCGTGCTGGTGCTGGACCCTGTCACGCTCAGGTTCTCCTACCTGCCGGCGCCGCGCGCGCTGCGAATCGACGCGCTGGCTGTGTGCAAGTACCGCGTCGGGGAGACGCCGGATGGGCGGCTTTGCTTGGTCACGGACGGCCAGCAGCAGCTGCATCTCTGGGTGCGCGGGGAGGGCATGTCGAGCGACAACGGTTGGCTTCTGGAGAGGAGGATCGTGGACTTGAGCGCGCTGTGCGACATGATTCCTGGCATGCCCAGCAACCGGATGCTCAGGACCCATTGCATCTGGCCCACCGACATGGACGCCGGTCGCACAGGGAAGGTGTTCATCAAGACCTGGGGATTTGGGCGCTACACCTACGATCTCCACACCGGCAAGATGGAGCGCCTGCCGACGAGAAGCGGCAAGGACTATGCGCACCCCGTCTTCGCCTACTCCCTGGCATGGCCGCCCACGTTCCTCGCTCCAGAGGACTGA